In Luteimonas viscosa, the genomic window CAGCTGGCGCCGCGGCGGGCAGACCCTGGGCATGCGGCCCTGGCGGATCCGGGTCGCGACGCTCGACGGCAACCGGCCGACCCGGGCAGCCCTGTGGCGTCGCTATGCGGTCGGGACGGTCTCGCTGCTCGCGGCGGGCCTCGGGTTCTGGTGGGCGTGGATCGACCGCGACCGCCTCACCTGGCACGACCGCGCCAGCGGCACCCGCGTTGCGCTGTCGGGAAGATAGTTTTCGGTACTCAGGCGGCCCCGCAGACCGGGAGTGCGTCGCACGACTGTTTGTCCAACCGCGCCGTGCGCGATCAGAAGAAGACAATGGTGATGAACGCGCCGGCGCGTAGCCGGCGCGCTGCTGCCTGCCGACCGGCTTATCGCGGTAAACGCGCTTTGGTCCTTCTGTTTGACTCGACCCGGCGCCTCACTCCTGGTCGGTGCGCTGCTCGACCGAGCAATGCGCACGAAGTGACGGTCCAGATACGTGGAATGAACTTCCCGATGTACTCGCGGGACCTTCGTGGGTGACGCGAGGCCGTGCCTCGGAAATGGGACCGCTATCCGGCCGGACGTAGCACGCCCGTCGTTCGCGAACAGCGCGCGAGCGGTGCCCGCTCATTCGGCCCCGCGAAGTACGCGGGGCGTTCGCCAAGCCCGCGCGGCAGTGCCGCGCAAACGGGCTTGACTCCTCCGGCCCCGCGAAGTACGCGGGGCGTTCGCCAAGCCCGCGCGGCAGTGCCGCGCAAACGGGCTTGACTCCTCCGGCCCCGCGAAGCACGCGGGGCGTTCGCCAAGCCCGCGCGGCAGTGCCGCGCAAACGGGCTTGACTCCTCCGGCCCCGCGAAGCACGCGGGGCGTTCGCCAAGCCCGCGCGGCAGTGCCGCGCAAACGGGCTTGACTCCTCCGGCCCCGCGAAGCACGCGGGGCGTTCGCCAAGCCCGCGCGGCAGTGCCGCGCAAACGGGCTTGACTCACCCACTCCGTCTTCGGAAGAGGAACCATGAGACCGCCAGCATCATCAGCGGGGGCATCAGGTAGGCGATGCGGTAATCGAACGAGTAGACCGCTGCCAGCTTGACCACCTGGGTCTGCAGCAGCCAGAAGCCGAGCGCGAACACCACGCCGATGAACAACCGTCTGCCGAGGCCGCCACTGCGCAGGCTGCCGAAGGCGAACGGGATCGCGGCCAGGCACAGGGCCAGCACGTTCAGCGGATAGAACCAGTGGCCCCAGTAGTACTCCTCGAATTCGCTGGCATCGAGCTGGTTGCGCTCGCGGTACTCGATGCCCTGCTTCAGCTCGGCCGAGGACATGTAGCGCGGGCGCCAGATGTTGCCTGCGTTCGCGGCCAGTGCCGCGGAATCGAGGGTGGAGTCCCAGCGCTCTTCGGCCACGTCCGTCTGCGCGACGGAGCGTTCCTCGAAACGCGTGCGCCTGACGTCGCGCAGGAGCCAGCCGGTGCTGCGGTGCTCGGCGATTCGCGCGTGCGCGACCGACGCCAGGCGGCCTTCCTGGTCGAATTCGAACAGGCGCACATCGTTGAGCTCGAGCCAGCGATCGTCGCCGTCGCCACGCTCGCGGCCGGCCTGCGCATTGAGGAAGGTTTCGCCTTCCCTCGCCCACAGCCCCGAGTACTGCGCCACGATCATGTCGTTGGAGCGGGCGGCGGACTTCATCATGTCGGCGCTGCGCTGCGCCCAGGGGCCGAGCGTCTCGGCGTTGAGCATCATCAGGCCGGTCAGCACCAGCAGCGGCAGGGCTACCGACACGCTCAGTCGCCTGCGCGAGACGCCAACGGCACGCAGCGCGGTCAGTTCGGAGCTGGCCGCCAGCTGTCCCAGCCCCATCAGCGAGCCGATCACCGCCGCGGTCGGAAACATCATGTAGGCGCGCCGCGGCACGGTATGCGCCACGTAGGTCACCGCGCCGAAGAAGCCGTAGTTGCCCTGGCCGACGCTGCGCAGCTCGTCGACCATCGCCAGCACCAGATCGAGCCCGGTCAGCACCGCCCAGGTCAGCAGCACGGTGCCGATGACCACGCGCGCGACCAGCAGGTCATGCACTTTCGGGAAGGGCATCATCGCATCGGTCCCTTCATGCGCCGACCAGCCGCGAGCGCTTCATCCGGCCATCACCGAAATACATCCACAGGCCCAGCGCCAGCAGCGGCAGCACCAGCCACCACAGGCCTAGCGCTACCGGCAGCCGACCCGAGGCCAGCGCGTTGGTGCCGAGCAGCATGAGGTTGATGCCGAAGACGTAGGCGAGCAGGCCGAGAATGATCCGGCCCCAGCGCGCCTGCCGCGGCGGGCTGCGCGCGAGCGGGACGGCCAGCAACGCGAACGCCAGGGCGAGCAGCGGCGGCGCCATGCGGAAGTGCAGCTGGGCGCGCGCCTCCGGACGCCCGTCGGGCAGCAGCGCCGGCGTCGACATCAGCTCCGGATCGTCGGCGATCTCGCGCGACTCCGCGTCGGGCAGGCGCACCTCGTTGGCGGCGTAGCGCATCAGCCGGAAATCCTTGCCACCGTCCATCGGACCTTCGACGCGGAAGCCTTCGTCGAGCGTCAGGTAGCGGCTCGTGCCCTCGACGTTGAGCGTGCCGGTGCGTGCCGAGGTGACGTCCATCCGGCCTTCCTCCTGGCGGTAGATGAACACGCGGCCCAGGCGGGTGCCGTCGTTCGACATCGAGTTCGCGTAGACCACGCCGCCACCGCCGGGCAGTTCCACGAAGCGCCCCGCCTCGAGCCCCGCGACCAGCAGACTGCGCTGGCCGACCTCGATCATCTGCTGCGAGTACTGCCGCGCCCACGGCCCCAGCCACAGCGAGCAGGCGCCGATCAGCAGCACGAACGGCACCACCAGCAGCATCAGCGGACGCAGCAGGCGCCGCGGGCCGACACCGATCGAGGTGAGCACGGGCATCTCGCTGTCGCGGTACAGCCGACCCACGCTCAGCAGCAGGCCGAGCATGAGTCCCAGCGGCAGGATCAGCGGCAGGTAGTTCAGCACCTGCAGCCCGAGCTGGGCCAGCATCATCCCGGCCGGCACCCGCCCGCGCACGATGTCGCCCAGGACATCGGCGAACACCGCGCCCAGGCTGACGATCATCAGCACCACCAGCGCCGCGAACGTGGTCTGCGCGAATTCGCGGAACAGGTAGCTGTCGAGCTTCGGCATCGGGCGGGGGCTTGGATTAGACTAGGGCGTTGCGTCCGGGCCGCAGCGGGCCACGAACGAAGTGGCCCGGGGCATGAGGCCGCTGTCCGGGCACCGATTGTACGTAAGTCACCTCGGAATCTGATCGATGACCCTCGAATTCACCCTGAACCGGGCCGCGCCCGCGGCTGCCGCCACCGACTGCATCGTGGTAGGCGCCTTCGCCGACGGCTCCCTCACACCCGCCGCGCAGGCGCTCGACGGAGAAGGCCGGCTTGCCGCCCTGGTCGCCCGCGGCGACATTCCCGGCGCGACCGGCCGCAACCTCCTCCTGCACGACGTGCCCGGCATCGATGCGCCGCGGGTGCTCGTCATCGGCCTCGGGGACAAGGCCAAGTTCGGCGTGCCGCAATACCTCAAGGCGGTGGCCGACACGGTGCGGGCGCTGAAGACCGGCCCGGTG contains:
- the lptG gene encoding LPS export ABC transporter permease LptG encodes the protein MMPFPKVHDLLVARVVIGTVLLTWAVLTGLDLVLAMVDELRSVGQGNYGFFGAVTYVAHTVPRRAYMMFPTAAVIGSLMGLGQLAASSELTALRAVGVSRRRLSVSVALPLLVLTGLMMLNAETLGPWAQRSADMMKSAARSNDMIVAQYSGLWAREGETFLNAQAGRERGDGDDRWLELNDVRLFEFDQEGRLASVAHARIAEHRSTGWLLRDVRRTRFEERSVAQTDVAEERWDSTLDSAALAANAGNIWRPRYMSSAELKQGIEYRERNQLDASEFEEYYWGHWFYPLNVLALCLAAIPFAFGSLRSGGLGRRLFIGVVFALGFWLLQTQVVKLAAVYSFDYRIAYLMPPLMMLAVSWFLFRRRSG
- the lptF gene encoding LPS export ABC transporter permease LptF, encoding MPKLDSYLFREFAQTTFAALVVLMIVSLGAVFADVLGDIVRGRVPAGMMLAQLGLQVLNYLPLILPLGLMLGLLLSVGRLYRDSEMPVLTSIGVGPRRLLRPLMLLVVPFVLLIGACSLWLGPWARQYSQQMIEVGQRSLLVAGLEAGRFVELPGGGGVVYANSMSNDGTRLGRVFIYRQEEGRMDVTSARTGTLNVEGTSRYLTLDEGFRVEGPMDGGKDFRLMRYAANEVRLPDAESREIADDPELMSTPALLPDGRPEARAQLHFRMAPPLLALAFALLAVPLARSPPRQARWGRIILGLLAYVFGINLMLLGTNALASGRLPVALGLWWLVLPLLALGLWMYFGDGRMKRSRLVGA